One Papaver somniferum cultivar HN1 chromosome 10, ASM357369v1, whole genome shotgun sequence genomic window carries:
- the LOC113316626 gene encoding uncharacterized protein LOC113316626, with the protein MDNGNGSSWNIDPCRRLNDLEIQEVMKFSRLLDNQGELNADDDKREGRSNPKGTFSVSSCYAWIMHNHGQFTPLNFPSKYIWNKTIPPKFSFLVWAAANGVVPTLSMLSRRGMTVVNICAFCNTSEKSVEHLFLHCSFIRQIWDHFLQQLGFVWAHPTTIIEFLWKWKLKISTKPLIFLRFCLPFAIWWSVWLERNDIIIEKKQRRKTLNSLILDIKLLLLGWAVNIDSFKNIKFDDFVFDWVNLFKE; encoded by the coding sequence ATGGATAATGGTAATGGGTCGTCTTGGAACATTGATCCATGTAGAAGGCTCAATGACCTGGAGATTCAAGAGGTAATGAAATTTTCGAGACTTTTAGATAATCAAGGAGAGCTTAATGCAGACGACGATAAACGGGAGGGGAGATCTAATCCAAAAGGTACATTTTCTGTTAGTTCTTGCTATGCTTGGATTATGCATAATCATGGACAATTCACACCTTTAAATTTTCCTTCTAAATACATTTGGAATAAGACAATTCCTCCTAAATTTAGTTTCTTGGTGTGGGCTGCCGCCAATGGAGTTGTTCCTACTCTCTCCATGTTGTCCAGAAGGGGTATGACAGTAGTAAACATTTGTGCATTTTGTAATACCAGTGAGAAGTCTGTAGAGCATTTGTTCCTTCACTGTTCTTTTATTAGGCAGATATGGGATCATTTTTTACAGCAACTGGGGTTTGTTTGGGCTCACCCCACGACAATTATCGAATTCCTTTGGAAGTGGAAGTTGAAGATCTCTACCAAGCCTCTCATTTTCTTGAGATTTTGTCTACCCTTTGCGATTTGGTGGTCAGTTTGGTTGGAAAGAAATGACATTATAATagagaagaaacaaagaagaaaaactttAAATTCTCTTATTTTGGATATCAAGTTGTTGTTACTTGGTTGGGCTGTCAATATTGATTCTTTTAAGAACATAAAGTTTGATGATTTTGTTTTCGATTGGGTGAATTTATTTAAGGAGTAG